GGCGCCCGACGCGCCCGGATTCGCTCGCACCGCGGCGCCCAACGCGCCCGGCATCGCCGGCCCCGCGCCGGCGGCTCGGCCGTCGATTCAGGTCGCCGTCGTCGGCGCCGCCGCGGCGCCGCAGCCGGTCGTCTTGCTCCCCGGCGGCTGGGACGCGAAGCCCCGCCCGTGGCGACGGTTGCTCGCGAAGATCGTCGATTGGACGCTCTACTTTCTGCCGTCCGTATTCGCGGCCTACTTCGCCGCGATGGTCGCGGCGCCCGCGCTTCTCGGAACGTCGGATGCATGGTGCGACGAGCACCTCGGCCGTCCCTTCCTCTTTGTCGCGTTGGCCTTGGGCCCGTTTGTTCTCGACGCCCTCTTTCTGGCGTGCTTCGGCGGCACGATCGGCCGCTGGTTCTTCGATTTGCGCGTTCGCGCCGCGGACGGGCGGAAGCCTCCGTTCGGGAAGGCGGTCAAGCGGACCCTGCTGCTCTGGGTCCGCGGGATGGGGCTCTCGCTCCCCATCGTCAACATCGCCGCGATGGCGATCGCCTACACGAGGCTCCGCTCGAACGGCGTCGCGAGCTGGGATCGGGATTCCGGGCTCCTGACGATCGGTCGGAAGCTCGGCGCGGGGCGGATCGTCGGCGCTCTGGTCATCGGGTTTTTTCTCTTGCTCATCTTCTTCGGGCATCATTGATCCGCGTTTCGGCGTCTTGAAAGGGAACGAAGCTCCATGACGTTGGTCGGCGAAAACATCCTCGGGTATCAAGTCCGGAGCCTGATCGGCGAGGGCGGGATGGGGGCGGTCTACCGCGGCGTCCATCCGGTCTTCGGGCAGGAAGTGGCGATCAAGGTGCTGGACCCGGTCCTCGCCCGCGACCCGGACCTGCGCGAGCGGTTCGTGCAGGAAGCGCGGATCCAGATGGGGCTGCGGCACCAGGGGATCGTGCAGGTGCTCACCGGCGACGTCTCCGGCGACCGCGCGGCGCTCGTGATGGAGCTCGTGGACGGCGTCTCGCTCGAGGAGGTCGTCAAGCGCCGCGGCTTCGTCCCCGCCGACGAGGCGTGCGGCGTCTTCGCCAAGATCCTCGACGCCGTCGGCTACGCGCATTCCTGCGGCGTCGTGCACCGCGACCTCAAGCCGTCGAACATCCTCCTCACGGCGTCGGGCGAGCCGAAGGTGCTCGACTTCGGCATCGCCAAGGTGGTCGGCAACGCGCGGATGACCCGCACCGGCACGGCGATGGGCTCGCCGCACTACATGTCGCCGGAGCAGGTGCTCGGCAAGAAGGACATCGACCAGCGCTCCGACGTCTACTCGCTCGGCGCGACGTTCTACGAGGCGTTGACCGGGCGCCCGCCGTTCGCCGAGTGCGAGAGCGCCGACGCGGACTCCGACTTCCGGATCAAGGAGGCGCACGTCCACCGCGCGCCGGCCGATCCGCGCACGATCAAGCCGGAGATCCCGGAGCACGTCGCGGCCGCCGTTCTGAAGGCGCTGGCGAAAGATCCGGAAGAGCGCTTCCCCGACTGCTCGACCTTCGCGCGCGCCCTCGCCGGCAAGGCGATGGCCGAGGTGGCGAGCGCCGCGCCGGGGATCCGCGCCCTCAGCCGGCCGGACGACGGCCGCCCGCTCGACGCGCTCGACCTCTTCGGCGCCGGACCCTCCGCGCCGCGCTTCCCGCGGTTCCTCGCGCTCGCCGCGTCGTTCTGCCTGCCGCAGTGCGCGGCGGCGCTGCTTCCGCTAATCGGCGGAACGTCGCGCCTCGACGCGCGCTGGTGGGCGCCGGCGATCCTCTCGAACATCCTCGGCGCGACGCTCCTCGCGCTGCTCGCCTGCATCTTCGCGCGGCGGGCCGATCGGCCGGGCCTCGCCTGGGCGGCATTCGTCGTCGGGCCGCTGGTCGCGATCCCCGGCGCGGTCTTCGCCGCGGGCGGCCGCTTCGCGGCGGCGCTCGCCGATCCCGCGTCCGTCCCGTGGCTCCTGCTCGGCGTCCCGACGGCGGTGGGGTGGGCGTTCGGCGTGCGTTTGCTCGGCGGCGCCGCGGCGCGCCGCTGGACGCCGTTCGCCGCGGTCGCCGTCGGTCTCGTCGTCCGCGCGTGGGCGAGCGACTTCATCGGCCGGATCGTCTTCGTCGCCACGGGGCGCGGGCAGTTGGCCGACCTGCTTCCCACGGCGTTCGCGGGCGCATACGGACGCCTCGCCGTCGGCGCGCTGCTCGGCGCGCTGCTCGTGCAGATCGTCTGGTCGGCTTCCAAGCCGCCGAAGAAGAAGGACGACGCCGCGGCCTGACGCGGCTTCCGGGAGAGATCGTGGAACTGGCGGCGGGAACGCGGATCCTCGGCTACGACGTCGAGCGCAAGTTGGGCGAGGGCGGGATGGCGACGGTCTACAAGGCCGTCCATCCCCAGTTCGGGCAGGTCGTGGCGATCAAGGTGCTCGACCCGCTGCTGGCGCGGAATCCAGAACTGCGGGCGCGCTTCGCGCAGGAAGCGCGCGTGCAGATGGAACTGCGGCATCCGGGGATCGTGCAGGTCCTGACCGGCGACGTCTCCGAGGAGTCGGCGGCGCTGGTGATGGAATGGGTCGAGGGGCTCGCGCTCGACCAGGTGATCGCGCGGCGCGGCGCACTGCCGGCGGACGAGACGGCGCGGATCTTCGAGCAGGTGCTCGACGCGGTCGGCTTCGCGCACGGGCGCGGCGTCGTGCACCGCGACCTCAAGCCGGGGAACATCCTCGTCGAGCCGAACGGCGTCGCGAAGGTTTCCGACTTCGGCATCGCGCGCGTCGTGGGCGACCTGCGCCTGACGCGGACCGGCACGACGATGGGCTCGCCGCACTACATGGCCCCGGAGCAGGTGGTCGGGCTGAAGGAGATCGACGCGCGGGCCGACATCTACGCGCTCGGCGCGACGCTCTTCGAGACGCTGACCGGCCGGCCGCCGTTCGCGGACGTCCTGCCGCCCGGCGCGGAGGGCGACTTCGCGCTGCGCGAGGCGCACGTGCGCACGGCGCCGCCCGACCCGCGGACGCTCGTTCCGTCGCTTCCGCCGGCGTTGGCGGAGGTCGCGCTGATCGCGCTGCGCAAGAATCCGGACGAGCGCTTCCAGAGCTGCGCGGCGTTCAAGGCGGCGCTGCTCGACGCGGCGCGCGACGCGGCGCCGACGCCGGCGTTCGCCGCGGGCGCGGCCGGTTCCGCGCCGCGGGCCGCGGTCGTCGCGCCGCCGGCCGTCGTCGATCTGCTCTCCGCGACGGAGCGGCCGACGTTGCCCGCGTCGCCGTGGCCCGCGGCGCCGCGCGCGGCGGGCGGCGCGGACCGCGCCGCGCCGAACCAGCGGCCGAACGTCCCGCCGATCGCGCGGTCAATCGCGTCGTCGAACGCGCGGCCGAACGTCCCGCCGTGCGCGCCGCCGAGCGCTTCGTCGAACGCGCAGCCGAACGTTCCTCCGAACGCGCAGCCGAACGGTCCTCCGAACGCGCAGCCGGACGTTCCGCCCCACGCCGCTTTCTCGCCGGCGCCGCCCGCAGGACTCTCGCCGGCGCTGCCCGCCGTCGCCGCGCCGCCGCCCGCGCGCGACGTCTCGCCGCGCCGCGGCCCGTCGGGCTTCACGATCGCGGTGCTCGTGATTCTCTTCGGCGTGTTCGGCGCGGTCGTCGGGTTGTCGCTGCTCCGCTCGGGGACGCGCACCGTTGCGGCGCCGAGCCCCGCGCCCGTCGAGTTGCCGACCCCGCCGCCCGAGCAGCCGCAGCCCGCGCGGCAGCCGCAGGCGCCCCCCGCGTCGCCCGCCGAGTCGGCGTCGCCTTCCGACGAAGCGGCGCCCGACGAACCGGCGGCGTCCTCCTCGGACTCCGCGCCGGCCTCGTCGGCCGCCGCGCCGGCCGAGACGGCGGCGGCGCCGGACCTCGACGAGGTCGCGGCGATGTGGAACCGCTTCGTCCACGACGTGAGCGTCCACGACCTCGACGACATCTCCGCCTGCTACGGCGCGAACGTCGATTGGCGGGATCAGGGCGTGAAGCCGCACGACTACATCGTGAACGGCCACCGCGACTACTGGAAGCGCTGGCCGGAAATCGCCTACCAGCGGATCGGCGCGTTCGACGCCGAGCGCGGACCGCGTCCGGGAACGATCTCCGTCACGTTCCCGATCCACTTCGCCGTCCGCAACGCGGAGCGCGGCGAGCGGATCGAGGGGGAGGCGCGCCACCACTGGACGCTCGGCTACGAGAACGGCCGCGTCGTGATCGTCGCCGAGAACCAGACCAACTTCACGCGCCGGCGGACGCAGGAGTGATTCGGAGCTTCGCGCCGCGCTTCGTTTCGCGC
This sequence is a window from bacterium. Protein-coding genes within it:
- a CDS encoding RDD family protein, with product ALTGRPPFAALEAGDGTDSDFSIKEAHVRTAPPDVRTLRPDVPAHLAEIVACALAKDPAQRFQSCGAFKRALETAVSVAWAGAGPAAPDAPGFARTAAPNAPGIAGPAPAARPSIQVAVVGAAAAPQPVVLLPGGWDAKPRPWRRLLAKIVDWTLYFLPSVFAAYFAAMVAAPALLGTSDAWCDEHLGRPFLFVALALGPFVLDALFLACFGGTIGRWFFDLRVRAADGRKPPFGKAVKRTLLLWVRGMGLSLPIVNIAAMAIAYTRLRSNGVASWDRDSGLLTIGRKLGAGRIVGALVIGFFLLLIFFGHH
- a CDS encoding serine/threonine protein kinase, yielding MTLVGENILGYQVRSLIGEGGMGAVYRGVHPVFGQEVAIKVLDPVLARDPDLRERFVQEARIQMGLRHQGIVQVLTGDVSGDRAALVMELVDGVSLEEVVKRRGFVPADEACGVFAKILDAVGYAHSCGVVHRDLKPSNILLTASGEPKVLDFGIAKVVGNARMTRTGTAMGSPHYMSPEQVLGKKDIDQRSDVYSLGATFYEALTGRPPFAECESADADSDFRIKEAHVHRAPADPRTIKPEIPEHVAAAVLKALAKDPEERFPDCSTFARALAGKAMAEVASAAPGIRALSRPDDGRPLDALDLFGAGPSAPRFPRFLALAASFCLPQCAAALLPLIGGTSRLDARWWAPAILSNILGATLLALLACIFARRADRPGLAWAAFVVGPLVAIPGAVFAAGGRFAAALADPASVPWLLLGVPTAVGWAFGVRLLGGAAARRWTPFAAVAVGLVVRAWASDFIGRIVFVATGRGQLADLLPTAFAGAYGRLAVGALLGALLVQIVWSASKPPKKKDDAAA
- a CDS encoding protein kinase, which encodes MELAAGTRILGYDVERKLGEGGMATVYKAVHPQFGQVVAIKVLDPLLARNPELRARFAQEARVQMELRHPGIVQVLTGDVSEESAALVMEWVEGLALDQVIARRGALPADETARIFEQVLDAVGFAHGRGVVHRDLKPGNILVEPNGVAKVSDFGIARVVGDLRLTRTGTTMGSPHYMAPEQVVGLKEIDARADIYALGATLFETLTGRPPFADVLPPGAEGDFALREAHVRTAPPDPRTLVPSLPPALAEVALIALRKNPDERFQSCAAFKAALLDAARDAAPTPAFAAGAAGSAPRAAVVAPPAVVDLLSATERPTLPASPWPAAPRAAGGADRAAPNQRPNVPPIARSIASSNARPNVPPCAPPSASSNAQPNVPPNAQPNGPPNAQPDVPPHAAFSPAPPAGLSPALPAVAAPPPARDVSPRRGPSGFTIAVLVILFGVFGAVVGLSLLRSGTRTVAAPSPAPVELPTPPPEQPQPARQPQAPPASPAESASPSDEAAPDEPAASSSDSAPASSAAAPAETAAAPDLDEVAAMWNRFVHDVSVHDLDDISACYGANVDWRDQGVKPHDYIVNGHRDYWKRWPEIAYQRIGAFDAERGPRPGTISVTFPIHFAVRNAERGERIEGEARHHWTLGYENGRVVIVAENQTNFTRRRTQE